In Rosa chinensis cultivar Old Blush chromosome 1, RchiOBHm-V2, whole genome shotgun sequence, a genomic segment contains:
- the LOC112175060 gene encoding EEF1A lysine methyltransferase 4, producing the protein MMRDVSSCNTYDYGDAQYWDARYVQEGDSLFDWCQRYSALRPFIRNFIPLTSSPVLVVGSGNAVMSEDMAKDGYEDIMNIDISSVAINLMKTRNKHIPQLKDKQMDVRDMSFFPDESFDGIIDKV; encoded by the exons ACGTGTCGAGCTGCAACACGTACGATTACGGAGACGCCCAATACTGGGACGCCCGCTACGTCCAAGAAGGTGACTCCTTATTCGACTGGTGCCAGCGCTACTCTGCTCTCCGCCCTTTCATCCGCAACTTCATTCCCCTCACCTCCTCTCCTGTTCTCGTCGTCGGCTCCGGCAATGCCG TTATGTCGGAGGACATGGCGAAAGATGGATATGAAGACATAATGAACATTGACATCTCATCAGTGGCTATCAACCTCATGAAGACCAGAAACAAGCACATTCCTCAGTTGAAAG ACAAGCAAATGGATGTGAGGGATATGAGCTTCTTCCCAGATGAATCCTTTGACGGTATTATTGATAAAG